From Pseudomonas sp. stari2, a single genomic window includes:
- a CDS encoding LysR family transcriptional regulator, which yields MNKLELLRTFVRVSELSSFTMAGESLGLPRSTVSEQVQALESLLGTRLLQRTTRRVQATQDGLALYERSKDLLSHMDEIENLFRQDEASLTGRIRVDMPNILSRRLIMPKLPEFMARHPNLELEISSTDRRVDLLAEGFDCVLRVGAQPDQSVVARHLGDFSMINCASPAYLERYGVPQTLEDLAQHRLVHYVGVLGSRSEGFVYEQDGQVHRVPMAGSVTVNSTDAYESACLGGFGLIQVPRTGMNTYLDSGEIVTVLPQYAAPAMGISLLYARQRHLPLRVRVFMDWLGDLIRSTL from the coding sequence ATGAACAAACTGGAACTGCTGCGCACCTTCGTCCGGGTCAGCGAATTGTCGAGTTTCACGATGGCGGGAGAGAGTCTGGGGCTGCCGCGCTCGACGGTGTCCGAGCAGGTGCAGGCGCTGGAGAGCCTGCTCGGCACGCGCCTGCTGCAACGCACCACGCGCCGGGTGCAGGCGACTCAGGACGGGCTGGCGCTGTACGAGCGCAGCAAGGATCTGCTGTCGCACATGGACGAAATCGAGAACCTGTTTCGTCAGGACGAGGCGTCGCTGACCGGGCGGATTCGGGTCGATATGCCGAACATTCTGTCGCGGCGGCTGATCATGCCGAAGTTGCCGGAGTTCATGGCCCGTCATCCGAACCTGGAACTGGAAATCAGCAGCACCGATCGCCGGGTCGACCTGCTCGCCGAAGGTTTCGATTGCGTGCTGCGCGTCGGCGCGCAGCCGGATCAATCGGTGGTGGCGCGGCATCTGGGGGATTTCAGCATGATCAACTGCGCCAGCCCTGCATATCTGGAGCGTTACGGCGTGCCGCAGACCCTTGAAGACTTGGCGCAGCATCGGCTGGTGCACTACGTCGGTGTGCTCGGTTCGCGTTCGGAAGGGTTTGTCTACGAGCAGGATGGCCAGGTTCATCGCGTGCCGATGGCCGGCAGCGTGACGGTCAACAGCACCGATGCCTACGAGTCGGCGTGTCTGGGAGGATTCGGTCTGATTCAGGTGCCGCGCACCGGCATGAACACCTATCTGGACAGCGGCGAGATCGTCACCGTGCTGCCGCAATACGCCGCGCCGGCGATGGGCATTTCACTGCTGTATGCGAGGCAGCGGCATCTGCCGTTGCGGGTGCGGGTGTTCATGGATTGGCTGGGGGATTTGATTCGCTCGACGCTTTGA
- a CDS encoding LysR family transcriptional regulator encodes MASQEVLLAFVQAATQGSFSAAARKLGRSQSTVSAAVASLEIDLDLVLFDRSSRKPTLTPAGHVMLQRAEAILAATSRLEMTARQLAQGVEPKLTVAISDTYQSDRFEAALVGFEQRYPDLELECLIAECDDLIELVQRGRAHLAFAEMQDNYPPDLATATVAERTEIALFVGRDHPLATQESIDQTVLEQHRELRLATIVNPYDSRGKGRVWSAPSYLMLLEMAEKDFGWAPLPRWLVERFGNDLLVELKVRGWPKPVFVDALWSRLYPPGPAGSWLLSKMLE; translated from the coding sequence ATGGCCTCTCAGGAAGTGTTGCTGGCATTTGTTCAGGCGGCGACTCAAGGCTCGTTTTCAGCGGCAGCGCGCAAACTCGGGCGCAGTCAGTCGACAGTGAGTGCGGCGGTGGCGAGTCTTGAGATCGATCTGGACCTGGTACTGTTCGACCGCAGCAGCCGCAAGCCGACGCTGACCCCGGCCGGTCACGTGATGCTGCAACGGGCCGAGGCGATTCTGGCGGCCACCAGCCGTCTGGAAATGACCGCCCGGCAATTGGCCCAGGGTGTCGAGCCGAAACTTACGGTGGCGATTTCCGACACTTATCAGTCCGACCGTTTCGAGGCGGCGCTGGTGGGTTTCGAGCAGCGCTATCCGGATCTGGAACTGGAATGCCTGATTGCCGAGTGCGATGACCTGATCGAACTGGTGCAGCGCGGTCGAGCGCACCTGGCATTCGCGGAGATGCAGGACAACTACCCGCCAGACCTGGCGACCGCGACCGTCGCCGAGCGTACGGAAATCGCCTTGTTTGTGGGTCGCGACCATCCGCTGGCGACGCAAGAATCCATCGATCAAACGGTTCTTGAGCAGCATCGTGAGCTGCGTCTGGCCACCATCGTCAATCCCTATGACAGTCGCGGCAAAGGCCGGGTGTGGTCGGCGCCGAGTTATCTGATGCTGCTGGAAATGGCTGAAAAAGATTTCGGCTGGGCGCCACTGCCGCGCTGGCTGGTGGAGCGTTTCGGCAATGACTTGCTGGTTGAACTGAAGGTGCGCGGTTGGCCGAAACCGGTGTTCGTCGATGCACTGTGGTCGCGGCTGTACCCGCCAGGGCCGGCGGGGAGCTGGTTGCTCAGCAAGATGCTGGAATAG
- a CDS encoding inorganic phosphate transporter — MATPSLTASPASAASGRPALDKKTGPFTYVVFFAVLAMGLLFTAYSLMHDMHQLGTVVTTWTPFLLLGVALLIALGFEFVNGFHDTANAVATVIYTHSMPPYFAVVWSGFFNFLGVLLSSGAVAFGIIALLPVELILQVGSSAGFAMIFALLIAAILWNLGTWWLGLPASSSHTLIGSIIGVGVANALMHGRDGTSGVDWAQATKIGYALLLSPLVGFGCAALLLLALRAFVKNRSLYKAPEGNTPPPWWIRGLLIATCTGVSFAHGSNDGQKGMGLIMLILVGTLPMAYALNRTMPADQTLQFAAVAEVTQQALVKSAPLPAPADPRPVLSDYVRSKQATPQLVPALAALTGHIGEEVKGYGSLSKVPAEAMGNVRNDMYLASETIRLMDKNKVGTFDADTTNKLQLFKQQIDNATRFIPLWVKIAVAIALGLGTMVGWKRIVVTVGEKIGKTHLTYAQGASAETVAMLTIGAADMFGLPVSTTHVLSSGVAGTMVANGGGLQMKTIRNLLMAWVLTLPAAILLSGSLYWLFTQIF; from the coding sequence ATGGCTACTCCCTCCCTGACCGCCAGCCCGGCCTCCGCTGCCAGTGGCAGGCCGGCCCTCGACAAGAAAACCGGCCCGTTCACCTACGTGGTGTTTTTTGCGGTGCTGGCGATGGGGCTGCTGTTCACCGCCTACAGCCTGATGCACGACATGCACCAACTGGGCACGGTGGTCACCACGTGGACCCCGTTCCTGCTGCTCGGCGTGGCGCTGTTGATTGCGCTGGGCTTCGAGTTCGTCAACGGTTTCCACGACACCGCCAACGCCGTGGCCACGGTGATTTACACCCATTCGATGCCGCCGTATTTCGCGGTGGTCTGGTCGGGGTTCTTCAACTTCCTCGGCGTGTTGCTGTCGAGCGGCGCGGTGGCGTTCGGCATCATCGCGCTGCTGCCGGTGGAGCTGATTCTGCAAGTCGGCTCGTCCGCCGGTTTCGCGATGATCTTCGCCCTGCTGATCGCGGCGATTCTGTGGAACCTCGGCACCTGGTGGCTGGGTCTGCCGGCCTCGTCGTCGCACACGCTGATCGGTTCAATCATCGGCGTCGGCGTGGCCAACGCGTTAATGCATGGCCGCGACGGCACCAGCGGTGTGGACTGGGCTCAGGCGACCAAGATCGGTTATGCACTGCTGCTGTCGCCGCTGGTGGGTTTCGGTTGTGCGGCGCTGTTGCTGCTGGCGCTGCGCGCGTTCGTGAAGAACCGTTCACTGTACAAGGCCCCCGAAGGCAACACCCCGCCGCCGTGGTGGATTCGTGGTCTGCTGATCGCCACTTGCACCGGCGTGTCCTTCGCCCACGGTTCCAACGACGGCCAGAAAGGCATGGGTCTGATCATGCTGATTCTGGTCGGTACCCTGCCGATGGCCTACGCGCTGAACCGCACCATGCCTGCCGATCAAACGTTGCAGTTTGCGGCAGTAGCCGAAGTCACCCAGCAGGCGCTGGTGAAAAGCGCCCCGCTGCCGGCCCCGGCCGATCCGCGTCCGGTGCTCTCGGATTACGTGCGCAGCAAGCAAGCCACGCCGCAACTGGTCCCGGCCCTCGCCGCGCTGACCGGTCACATCGGTGAAGAAGTGAAAGGCTACGGTTCGCTGTCGAAAGTCCCGGCCGAAGCCATGGGCAACGTGCGTAACGACATGTACCTGGCCAGCGAAACCATTCGCCTGATGGACAAGAACAAGGTCGGCACCTTCGACGCCGACACCACCAACAAACTGCAACTGTTCAAGCAGCAGATCGACAATGCCACACGATTTATTCCGCTGTGGGTGAAGATCGCCGTGGCGATCGCGTTGGGGCTGGGCACCATGGTCGGCTGGAAGCGGATCGTGGTCACCGTCGGCGAGAAGATCGGCAAGACCCACCTGACCTACGCCCAAGGCGCCTCGGCAGAAACGGTTGCGATGCTGACCATCGGCGCCGCCGATATGTTCGGTCTGCCGGTGTCGACCACTCATGTGTTGTCCTCGGGCGTGGCCGGGACCATGGTCGCCAACGGTGGCGGCCTGCAGATGAAGACCATCCGCAATCTGCTGATGGCGTGGGTGCTGACGTTGCCGGCGGCGATTCTGCTGTCGGGCAGTCTGTATTGGCTGTTTACGCAGATCTTCTGA
- a CDS encoding transporter yields the protein MNHSLDISHRDPDLFGLLYGFRFRPGERGREVDSATALRCLQDDGDEFLWLHLNLAHAACERWMKSHLQLPEEFFEALHEGSRSTRIEHVDSALLAVVNDVVFNLSSMVSSDVSTLWVCVRSKLIVSARLQPLHSVDKLRSSVKAGECFRSPSELLVHLLRDQGEVLTQIVRKTSMSVDQVEDELLSSRLSTNRAELGANRRVLVRLQRLLALEPGSLLRLLNRPPSWLQKEDVKELRKSTEEFALIINDLTALGERIKLLQEEIAANLNEQSNRTLFTLTVVTVLALPINIIAGFFGMNVGGVPLATDPEGFWILVALVVTFTVIAGRWAFRKRRDY from the coding sequence ATGAACCACAGCCTCGATATCAGCCATCGCGATCCAGACCTGTTCGGCTTGCTCTACGGTTTTCGTTTTCGCCCCGGTGAGCGTGGTCGCGAGGTCGACTCGGCGACTGCATTGCGCTGCCTGCAAGACGACGGCGATGAGTTTCTCTGGCTGCATCTGAACCTGGCCCACGCCGCGTGCGAGCGCTGGATGAAAAGCCACCTGCAATTGCCCGAAGAGTTTTTTGAAGCGTTGCACGAAGGTTCGCGCTCGACGCGCATCGAGCATGTCGATTCGGCATTGCTGGCGGTGGTCAACGACGTGGTGTTCAACCTCAGCAGCATGGTTTCTTCAGACGTATCGACGCTGTGGGTCTGCGTACGCAGCAAACTGATTGTCAGTGCGCGCCTGCAACCGTTGCACTCGGTGGACAAACTGCGTTCGTCGGTGAAGGCCGGCGAGTGCTTTCGCTCGCCGTCGGAATTGCTCGTGCACTTGCTGCGCGACCAGGGCGAAGTGCTGACCCAGATCGTGCGCAAGACCAGCATGAGCGTCGATCAGGTCGAGGACGAATTGCTGTCCTCGCGACTGTCGACCAACCGCGCCGAACTCGGCGCCAACCGTCGGGTGCTGGTGCGCCTGCAACGACTGCTGGCGCTGGAGCCAGGTTCGCTGCTGCGCCTGCTCAACCGGCCGCCGTCCTGGTTGCAGAAGGAAGACGTGAAGGAGCTGCGCAAGTCCACCGAGGAGTTCGCGCTGATCATCAACGACCTCACCGCCCTCGGCGAGCGGATCAAGCTGTTGCAGGAAGAGATCGCTGCCAACCTCAACGAACAGAGCAACCGCACGCTGTTCACCCTGACCGTGGTGACGGTGCTGGCGCTGCCGATCAACATCATTGCCGGTTTCTTCGGCATGAACGTCGGCGGCGTGCCGCTGGCCACTGATCCGGAAGGGTTCTGGATTCTGGTGGCGCTGGTGGTGACGTTTACCGTGATCGCCGGGCGCTGGGCGTTTCGCAAGCGGCGGGATTACTGA
- a CDS encoding SDR family oxidoreductase translates to MNRKIALITGASRGLGKNAALHLAAQGVDIIGTYNSRADEAQSLVEELKTLGANAVMLQLDVGRSEGFADFALRVEQALQQLERPRFDFLINNAGIGVHASFADTTPEQFDLLMNVQLKGPFFLTQQLLPLINDGGRIINISSGLARFTLPGYAAYAAMKGAMEVLTRYQAKELGARQIAVNILAPGAIETDFGGGAVRDNSALNAMVASNTALGRAGQPDDIGGALALLLSPGAQWINGQRIEASGGMFL, encoded by the coding sequence ATGAACCGCAAAATCGCATTGATCACCGGTGCCAGCCGTGGCCTCGGCAAGAACGCCGCCCTGCACCTCGCCGCGCAAGGCGTGGACATCATCGGCACCTACAACAGCCGCGCCGATGAAGCACAATCGCTGGTCGAGGAGTTGAAAACACTCGGCGCCAACGCCGTGATGCTGCAACTGGATGTCGGTCGCAGCGAAGGTTTTGCCGATTTCGCTTTGCGGGTCGAGCAGGCGCTGCAACAGCTTGAACGCCCGCGCTTCGATTTCCTGATCAACAACGCCGGAATTGGCGTGCATGCGTCCTTCGCCGACACCACGCCGGAGCAGTTCGACCTGCTGATGAACGTGCAGTTGAAAGGGCCGTTCTTCCTGACTCAGCAACTGCTGCCGCTGATCAACGATGGCGGGCGGATCATCAACATCTCCAGTGGTCTGGCCCGTTTCACCCTGCCGGGTTATGCCGCTTACGCGGCGATGAAAGGCGCGATGGAAGTGCTGACCCGCTATCAGGCCAAGGAGCTGGGTGCGCGGCAGATCGCCGTGAATATCCTTGCACCGGGCGCCATCGAAACCGACTTCGGCGGCGGCGCGGTGCGCGACAATTCGGCGCTGAACGCGATGGTCGCCAGCAACACCGCGCTGGGCCGTGCCGGGCAGCCGGATGACATTGGCGGCGCACTCGCGCTGCTGCTGTCGCCGGGGGCGCAGTGGATCAACGGTCAGCGGATTGAAGCGTCGGGCGGGATGTTTCTTTAA
- a CDS encoding LysR family transcriptional regulator: protein MDIRHLKAFLAVFEERNITAAAQRLFISQPTLSVTIKQLEEELGATLFVRQPRGVEVSDEARLLYPQARRMVTESEALSRMFRGRENRAPLTLGIEGDIAASHIEAFVRMAHQALPYLLLTLEEGCHGDGRLAVEEMCCEDELFLPLWEESYVMALPLDHPMANAQAGWAPIEDWITCPQHPSHQRLMALYGRSPEAVAGHAGSLQQALHMVAAGVGVAMLPQSLVSGHERIVVRALHLPAPTRRVGLCYAAQALELPTMRGLHEYFQVNRPVAIEAA, encoded by the coding sequence ATGGATATCCGCCATCTCAAAGCCTTCCTCGCGGTGTTCGAGGAACGCAACATCACCGCCGCTGCGCAACGGCTGTTCATCAGCCAGCCCACGTTGTCGGTGACCATCAAACAACTGGAAGAAGAACTCGGCGCGACGCTGTTCGTGCGTCAGCCCCGTGGCGTGGAAGTCAGCGACGAAGCGCGTCTGCTGTACCCGCAGGCACGGCGGATGGTGACCGAGTCCGAGGCACTGAGCCGGATGTTTCGCGGCCGCGAAAACCGCGCGCCGCTGACCCTCGGCATCGAGGGCGACATTGCCGCCAGCCACATCGAAGCTTTCGTGCGCATGGCTCATCAGGCGTTGCCCTATCTGCTGCTGACCCTGGAGGAAGGCTGTCACGGCGATGGTCGGTTGGCGGTCGAGGAAATGTGCTGCGAGGACGAACTGTTCCTTCCGCTGTGGGAGGAGTCCTATGTGATGGCGCTGCCCCTCGATCATCCGATGGCCAACGCGCAGGCAGGCTGGGCGCCGATCGAGGACTGGATCACCTGTCCGCAACATCCGTCCCATCAGCGGTTGATGGCGCTTTACGGGCGTTCGCCGGAAGCGGTGGCGGGGCATGCCGGTTCACTGCAACAGGCATTGCACATGGTTGCGGCGGGTGTCGGTGTGGCGATGTTGCCGCAGTCGCTGGTCAGCGGGCATGAGCGCATTGTCGTGCGCGCGCTGCACCTGCCGGCGCCGACCCGACGGGTGGGGTTGTGTTATGCGGCGCAGGCGCTGGAGTTGCCGACGATGCGTGGGTTGCACGAATATTTTCAGGTCAATCGCCCGGTCGCCATCGAAGCGGCCTGA
- a CDS encoding multidrug/biocide efflux PACE transporter, with protein MTANKSITERIFQAIGFELLAILICTPLLAWIMGKPLVEMGAVTIAIALLALGWNVVFNGFFDRMLKRWNIARNAWVRVAHALLFEGGLIVMGVPLIAWWLSVNLWQAFLLDIGVLLFFLPYTYIYHWGYDVVRERLVMRSVCQS; from the coding sequence ATGACTGCCAACAAATCCATCACTGAACGTATCTTCCAGGCCATCGGTTTCGAACTGCTGGCGATCCTGATCTGTACGCCGCTGCTGGCGTGGATCATGGGCAAACCGCTGGTGGAAATGGGCGCCGTCACCATTGCCATCGCGTTGCTGGCCCTGGGCTGGAACGTGGTGTTCAACGGCTTCTTCGACCGGATGCTCAAGCGCTGGAACATCGCCCGCAACGCTTGGGTGCGGGTGGCGCATGCGCTGCTGTTCGAGGGCGGGTTGATCGTGATGGGCGTGCCGCTGATTGCCTGGTGGCTGTCGGTCAACCTGTGGCAGGCGTTCCTGCTCGACATCGGCGTGCTGCTGTTCTTCCTGCCATACACCTACATCTACCACTGGGGTTATGACGTGGTGCGTGAGCGGCTGGTGATGCGCAGCGTCTGCCAGAGCTGA